One genomic region from Ornithinicoccus hortensis encodes:
- a CDS encoding class I SAM-dependent methyltransferase produces MSGIASPSVPGGATDVDEAKGHWLLAGLGKRVLRPGGVGLTRTLLAGARPEGADVVELAPGLGRTASEIVAAGPRSYVGVDRDPAAIRALTQLLGIRGAVRQGDAAATGLPAASADVVVGEALLTMHGDRDKAAIITEAVRLLRPGGRYAIHELGLAPDSISDQIKTDVRQALARTIRVNARPLTAAEWQALLTSHGLVVDQVEYAPMALLQPRRLLADEGLGGTLRFAGNLLRHRQARRRVLAMRRVFRANRDHLTAVALVAHKPHSDDPER; encoded by the coding sequence ATGAGCGGCATCGCGAGCCCCAGCGTCCCGGGCGGCGCGACGGACGTGGACGAGGCGAAGGGCCACTGGCTGCTCGCCGGCCTCGGCAAGCGCGTGCTGCGGCCCGGCGGCGTGGGCCTCACCCGGACGCTGCTGGCCGGGGCCAGACCCGAGGGCGCCGACGTGGTCGAGCTCGCCCCCGGCCTGGGTCGGACCGCGTCCGAGATCGTGGCGGCGGGCCCCCGCTCGTACGTGGGCGTGGACCGGGACCCCGCCGCGATCCGGGCCCTGACGCAACTGCTCGGGATCCGCGGCGCGGTCCGGCAGGGCGATGCGGCCGCGACCGGGCTCCCTGCGGCCAGCGCGGACGTGGTGGTCGGCGAGGCCCTGCTGACCATGCACGGCGACCGCGACAAGGCGGCCATCATCACCGAGGCCGTGCGGCTCCTGCGGCCGGGCGGCAGGTATGCCATCCACGAACTGGGACTGGCCCCGGACTCGATCTCCGACCAGATCAAGACCGACGTGCGGCAGGCGCTCGCCCGGACCATCCGGGTGAACGCCCGGCCGCTCACGGCCGCCGAGTGGCAGGCCCTGCTGACCTCCCACGGACTCGTCGTCGACCAGGTCGAGTATGCGCCGATGGCACTGCTCCAACCGCGCCGGCTGCTCGCCGACGAGGGTCTCGGCGGCACGCTCCGGTTCGCCGGAAACCTGCTGCGCCACCGGCAGGCCCGCCGACGGGTGCTCGCCATGCGTCGGGTCTTCCGGGCCAACCGGGACCACCTGACGGCCGTGGCCCTCGTCGCCCACAAGCCGCATTCCGACGACCCCGAACGATGA
- a CDS encoding cupin domain-containing protein, giving the protein MHLRTAREGLVRQAPAPHSPTVTVFFGGDEDGTDVGLVAVTVPPGAGMPPHKHGGSDVILTPTSGRVRITKGEESIEVGVGDAALITKDEAVALTNPGDEEARVIVAAGPADFVAGIRAWPEPVTAAS; this is encoded by the coding sequence GTGCACCTCCGCACCGCCCGTGAGGGCCTCGTCCGCCAGGCACCCGCACCGCACAGCCCCACCGTCACCGTCTTCTTCGGCGGGGACGAGGACGGCACGGACGTGGGCCTGGTCGCCGTGACCGTTCCGCCCGGGGCCGGCATGCCGCCCCACAAGCACGGCGGCTCCGACGTCATCCTGACCCCCACCTCGGGCAGGGTGCGGATCACCAAGGGCGAGGAGTCGATCGAGGTCGGCGTCGGTGACGCCGCGCTCATCACCAAGGACGAGGCCGTCGCCCTGACGAACCCAGGTGACGAGGAGGCCCGGGTCATCGTGGCGGCCGGCCCGGCCGACTTCGTCGCCGGGATCCGCGCCTGGCCGGAGCCGGTGACCGCCGCCTCCTGA
- a CDS encoding AraC family transcriptional regulator — translation MRNIPVAEVDHLDRDVLAIATDYPSGYLLDWHDHRRVQLLYAATGTMRVETADGTWMVPGERAVMIPPRTRHRVLMLDVRTASLYVEPAAVPWWPGECAVVQVSGLLRELLLGAVEMEAEYAAAGRDAALVALVLHELSALSGLPLHVALPRHGVFAGLCRDYLADPALAVSNADWARAAAMSERAFTRAFRQETGTSPASWRTRARLLSAVPRLREESVTAVAASLGYASPAGFSYAFSRAFSVSPSSLRR, via the coding sequence GTGCGCAACATTCCCGTCGCGGAGGTCGACCACCTCGACCGGGACGTCCTGGCGATCGCGACGGACTATCCCTCCGGATACCTGCTGGACTGGCACGACCACCGCCGCGTCCAACTCCTCTATGCGGCCACGGGCACGATGCGCGTGGAGACGGCGGACGGCACCTGGATGGTGCCGGGGGAGCGTGCCGTGATGATCCCGCCGCGGACTCGGCACCGGGTGCTGATGCTCGACGTGCGCACCGCCAGCCTGTATGTCGAGCCGGCGGCGGTCCCGTGGTGGCCGGGGGAGTGCGCCGTGGTGCAGGTGAGCGGGTTGCTGCGCGAACTGCTGCTCGGCGCCGTGGAGATGGAGGCGGAGTACGCGGCGGCGGGACGCGACGCCGCGCTCGTCGCCCTGGTCCTGCACGAGCTCTCGGCGCTCAGCGGGTTGCCCCTGCACGTCGCGCTGCCACGGCACGGGGTGTTCGCCGGGTTGTGCCGCGACTACCTCGCCGACCCGGCGCTGGCCGTCAGCAATGCGGACTGGGCGCGCGCCGCGGCCATGAGTGAGCGTGCCTTCACCAGGGCTTTCCGGCAGGAGACCGGGACGAGCCCTGCCTCGTGGCGGACCAGGGCCCGGCTGCTCAGCGCGGTGCCCCGGCTGCGGGAGGAGTCCGTGACGGCGGTGGCCGCCTCCCTCGGCTATGCCTCACCGGCGGGCTTCTCCTACGCCTTCTCGCGGGCCTTCTCGGTGTCTCCCTCCAGCCTGCGTCGGTGA
- a CDS encoding sulfite exporter TauE/SafE family protein, which produces MGDLLLLLSIGALSGVTTVLFGFGGGFVTVPVVLWVDASLGAPAPTVAVATSSVVMVINAAVATLATRRQVLTRLRPAIPLLALLAVGGAIGALLARVAPSPVITWGFISYLVVTIADVTVRKGFVQPTRQTAAAADRFEIRSGLGAPIGAVASFLGVGGSVMTVPLLRRAGLDMRTVTSLANPLTLAISLPACIVFLLGNPVGDLAGAALVGAVDLRAAALLLAGGLPVIVLLRRRPPAVSDRAHAVGYIVLLCLVLGAMVRTV; this is translated from the coding sequence GTGGGTGACCTACTGCTTCTCCTGTCCATCGGCGCGCTGTCCGGCGTGACGACCGTCCTGTTCGGCTTCGGCGGCGGCTTCGTGACCGTCCCCGTCGTGCTCTGGGTCGACGCCTCGCTCGGCGCCCCCGCCCCCACCGTCGCGGTGGCGACCTCCTCGGTCGTGATGGTCATCAACGCCGCGGTCGCGACCCTGGCCACCCGGCGCCAGGTACTCACCCGCCTCCGCCCGGCGATCCCGCTCCTGGCCCTGCTCGCCGTGGGCGGCGCGATCGGGGCACTCCTGGCCCGGGTCGCCCCGTCACCGGTGATCACCTGGGGCTTCATCAGCTACCTGGTCGTCACGATCGCCGACGTGACGGTCCGGAAGGGCTTCGTGCAACCGACACGGCAGACCGCAGCGGCAGCGGACCGGTTCGAGATCCGGAGCGGGCTCGGGGCGCCGATCGGGGCGGTCGCCTCGTTCCTGGGCGTCGGCGGCAGCGTGATGACCGTGCCGTTGCTGCGCCGGGCCGGCCTGGACATGCGCACCGTCACCTCGCTCGCCAACCCCCTCACCCTGGCGATCAGCCTGCCCGCCTGCATCGTCTTCCTGCTCGGGAACCCGGTGGGCGACCTGGCCGGCGCCGCCCTGGTCGGCGCGGTCGACCTGCGGGCGGCTGCGCTGCTGCTCGCCGGCGGCCTGCCGGTGATCGTCCTGCTGCGGCGTCGGCCGCCTGCGGTCTCCGACCGGGCGCACGCCGTCGGCTACATCGTGCTGCTGTGCCTCGTCCTCGGCGCCATGGTCCGCACCGTGTAG
- a CDS encoding MarR family winged helix-turn-helix transcriptional regulator: MTPPPDHALARDRALGSDLVTYAARLVRAVRQQLPQGPGARILSILDQHGALSVTALAGIDRCSQPTMSVAVRQLEEQGQVSRVAHPDDARSTLVHLTDGGRAELARVREANGRMVAERLTGSTTHTTEDLRTAVALLRDLLDAPASPTDPGGASP, encoded by the coding sequence GTGACCCCACCCCCAGACCATGCGCTAGCACGGGACCGCGCCCTCGGCAGCGACCTGGTGACCTACGCCGCCCGCCTGGTGCGGGCCGTCCGTCAGCAGCTCCCGCAGGGCCCCGGAGCCCGGATCCTGTCGATCCTCGACCAGCACGGGGCACTGTCCGTGACCGCGCTGGCCGGGATCGACCGCTGCTCCCAACCCACGATGTCGGTCGCGGTCCGCCAGCTCGAGGAGCAGGGCCAGGTGAGCCGGGTCGCCCATCCCGACGACGCGCGGAGCACCCTGGTCCACCTCACCGACGGGGGCCGGGCCGAGCTGGCCCGGGTGCGCGAGGCGAACGGCCGCATGGTGGCCGAGCGCCTGACCGGGAGCACGACACACACCACCGAGGACCTGCGCACCGCGGTCGCACTGCTCCGCGACCTGCTCGACGCGCCGGCCTCCCCCACCGACCCAGGAGGAGCATCGCCGTGA
- a CDS encoding MFS transporter: MTATEPHTTTTDQPPTGGSILRQPRAVWAVAFACVIAFMGIGLVDPILKEIAAQLEATPSQVSLLFTSYMAIMGVAMLVTGVVSSRIGPKRTLLLGLALITVFAGLAGLSGSVGAVIGFRAGWGLGNALFVATALSTIVAASKGSVGQAIILFEAALGLGIATGPLIGGLLGEISWRGPFFGVSTLMTLGLVATAFLLPSTPPSGRRTTLADPLRALTHPALAFLAVVAICYNLGFFTLLAAGPFALPSLGIMEIGWVFFGWGLLLAFTSVVLAPWLQRRMGTVPALTTAIALFAADLLALALGAQHEAVVVVGIVVAGGFLGITNTLVTEAVMGSAPVERAVASAAYSFVRFTGGAIGPFVALSLGESHGVSAPFWFGGTAVVVGVVVLLAGSTTIRRALEGPGGHGAGQHGPADPAVRAEAELVGDAG; encoded by the coding sequence GTGACGGCAACCGAACCGCATACCACCACCACCGACCAGCCACCGACCGGCGGATCGATCCTGCGCCAGCCACGTGCCGTGTGGGCCGTCGCCTTCGCCTGCGTGATCGCGTTCATGGGCATCGGTCTGGTCGACCCGATCCTGAAGGAGATCGCCGCCCAGCTGGAGGCGACGCCGAGCCAGGTGTCGCTGCTGTTCACCAGCTACATGGCGATCATGGGCGTGGCCATGCTGGTGACCGGGGTCGTCTCCAGCCGGATCGGCCCGAAGCGCACGCTGCTGCTCGGACTGGCCCTGATCACCGTCTTCGCCGGCCTGGCCGGACTCTCCGGCTCCGTCGGTGCCGTGATCGGCTTCCGCGCCGGGTGGGGGCTGGGCAACGCGCTGTTCGTGGCGACCGCGCTGTCCACGATCGTCGCCGCGTCGAAGGGCTCGGTCGGCCAGGCCATCATCCTCTTCGAGGCGGCGCTCGGGCTGGGCATCGCCACCGGACCCCTGATCGGCGGGCTGCTGGGTGAGATCTCCTGGCGCGGCCCGTTCTTCGGCGTCTCCACGCTGATGACCCTGGGCCTGGTGGCGACGGCCTTCCTGCTGCCGTCCACCCCGCCCAGCGGGCGCCGCACGACGCTGGCCGACCCGCTGCGCGCCCTGACCCATCCCGCGCTGGCCTTCCTGGCCGTCGTCGCCATCTGCTACAACCTGGGCTTCTTCACCCTGCTGGCCGCGGGCCCGTTCGCGCTGCCGAGCCTGGGGATCATGGAGATCGGCTGGGTGTTCTTCGGCTGGGGCCTGCTCCTGGCGTTCACCTCGGTGGTCCTCGCCCCGTGGCTGCAGCGCCGGATGGGCACCGTGCCCGCGCTCACCACGGCCATCGCCCTGTTCGCCGCCGACCTGTTGGCGCTGGCCCTCGGCGCACAGCACGAGGCCGTGGTCGTGGTCGGCATCGTAGTCGCCGGCGGCTTCCTCGGCATCACAAACACGCTGGTCACCGAGGCGGTCATGGGATCTGCCCCGGTCGAGCGGGCCGTGGCCTCTGCGGCCTACTCCTTCGTCCGCTTCACCGGCGGAGCCATCGGACCGTTCGTCGCCCTCAGCCTGGGCGAGAGTCACGGGGTGTCCGCCCCGTTCTGGTTCGGCGGCACCGCGGTGGTGGTCGGCGTGGTGGTCCTCCTGGCGGGCAGCACCACCATCCGACGCGCCCTGGAGGGCCCCGGCGGTCACGGCGCGGGGCAGCACGGCCCGGCGGACCCGGCCGTCCGGGCGGAGGCAGAACTGGTCGGCGACGCCGGCTGA
- a CDS encoding VOC family protein — protein sequence MGVVGIGGLFFRSKDPDARAAWYREHLGIDAGQTSVWEQSAGGTVLAPFPADSGYFPADQQFMLNLRVDDLDALTDRLEAAGIDVERVVDDGDAGYGLFARIYDPEGLPIELWQPPSG from the coding sequence ATGGGTGTCGTCGGGATCGGTGGGTTGTTCTTCCGCAGCAAGGACCCGGACGCACGCGCCGCGTGGTACCGCGAGCACCTGGGGATCGATGCCGGCCAGACCAGCGTGTGGGAACAGTCCGCGGGCGGCACCGTCTTGGCGCCGTTCCCCGCTGACTCCGGCTACTTTCCGGCCGACCAGCAGTTCATGCTCAACCTCCGCGTCGACGACCTCGACGCCTTGACCGACCGCCTCGAGGCCGCCGGCATCGACGTGGAACGGGTCGTCGACGACGGGGATGCCGGTTACGGACTGTTCGCGCGGATCTACGACCCCGAGGGGCTCCCGATCGAGCTCTGGCAACCACCGTCCGGGTAG
- a CDS encoding aldo/keto reductase, translating into MTYRPLGSSGLMVSTVGIGCNAFGARIDADAVQGIVDAAIEEGVTLFDTADTYGLGESEKLLGAALGERREDVVVATKFGMDMQGANGSDWGARGSRRYIRRAVEASLRRLGTDWIDLYQMHRPCPVTPIEETLAALHELVQEGKVRYVGSSNFAGWQVVDADWTARTGGYTAFVSAQNKYSLLDRAAEQELIPAAETVGVGILPFFPLEYGLLTGKYRRDQAAPAGSRLAADSQAERLAGADWDEIERIEAFAAERGRSVLDVAIGGLAAQPGVSSVIAGVTSADQVPANVAAGSWEPTVEDLAQL; encoded by the coding sequence ATGACCTACCGCCCGCTGGGCAGTTCCGGACTCATGGTGAGCACCGTCGGGATCGGCTGCAACGCCTTCGGCGCCCGGATCGACGCCGACGCCGTCCAGGGGATCGTGGACGCCGCGATCGAGGAGGGGGTCACCCTCTTCGACACCGCCGACACCTACGGGCTGGGGGAGAGCGAGAAGTTGCTCGGGGCGGCCCTGGGCGAGCGGCGCGAGGACGTGGTCGTCGCGACCAAGTTCGGGATGGACATGCAGGGGGCGAACGGGTCGGACTGGGGCGCCCGCGGGTCCCGCCGCTACATCCGCCGGGCGGTCGAGGCCAGCCTGCGCCGGCTCGGCACCGACTGGATCGACCTCTACCAGATGCACCGGCCGTGCCCCGTGACCCCGATCGAGGAGACCCTCGCGGCGCTGCACGAACTGGTCCAGGAGGGCAAGGTCCGCTACGTCGGGTCCTCCAACTTCGCCGGGTGGCAGGTGGTCGACGCCGACTGGACGGCCCGCACCGGCGGCTACACCGCGTTCGTGTCGGCGCAGAACAAGTACTCCCTGCTGGACCGCGCGGCCGAGCAGGAGCTGATCCCGGCGGCGGAGACCGTCGGCGTGGGGATCCTGCCGTTCTTCCCGCTCGAGTACGGGCTCCTCACCGGCAAGTACCGGCGGGACCAGGCCGCACCGGCGGGGAGCCGGTTGGCGGCGGACTCCCAGGCGGAGCGGCTCGCCGGCGCGGACTGGGACGAGATCGAACGGATCGAGGCCTTCGCCGCCGAACGCGGCCGGTCGGTGCTCGACGTCGCGATCGGCGGTCTGGCGGCCCAGCCGGGCGTCTCCTCGGTGATCGCCGGCGTGACCAGCGCCGACCAGGTGCCGGCCAACGTCGCCGCCGGGTCCTGGGAGCCCACCGTCGAGGATCTCGCCCAGTTGTGA
- a CDS encoding VOC family protein encodes MPTQLNAYLSFRDTARQAMEFYQGVFGGELGLSTFGEFGAAASDDPAEADKVMHAQLTTPSGMVLMGADTPAGTDLAPGSNFSMSLSGDDERELRGYWDALVEGGQVVEPLAQAPWGDHFGMCVDRFGTPWMVNIAGSPA; translated from the coding sequence ATGCCCACCCAACTCAACGCCTACCTCAGTTTCCGGGACACCGCGCGGCAGGCGATGGAGTTCTACCAGGGCGTGTTCGGCGGGGAGTTGGGGCTAAGCACCTTCGGTGAGTTCGGCGCGGCCGCGAGTGACGATCCGGCCGAGGCGGACAAGGTGATGCACGCCCAGCTGACGACCCCCTCGGGCATGGTGCTGATGGGGGCCGACACTCCAGCGGGGACGGATCTGGCGCCCGGGTCGAACTTCTCGATGTCGCTCAGCGGGGACGACGAGCGGGAGCTGCGCGGCTACTGGGACGCCCTGGTCGAGGGCGGGCAGGTCGTGGAGCCGCTGGCCCAGGCGCCGTGGGGCGACCACTTCGGGATGTGTGTGGACCGCTTCGGCACCCCGTGGATGGTCAACATCGCGGGGAGCCCGGCGTAG
- a CDS encoding GNAT family N-acetyltransferase: protein MTLRPLARGDRGRWQELRARNREWLQPWEATIPYGVEPRLTFGQLRRGLDRSAREGRALPFVIDDGTGVVGQMHLFDVVWGPRCTGTAGYWLDREAVGRGLATWSLAMLIDHALTDYGLHRVEVNIRPENTDSLAVARRLGLRDEGERVGLVHVAGDWRDHRSFAVTADELAGGTLVGALSRRSPDHPRS, encoded by the coding sequence GTGACGCTGCGACCCCTGGCCCGCGGTGACCGGGGACGGTGGCAGGAGCTGCGGGCCCGCAACCGGGAGTGGTTGCAGCCGTGGGAGGCCACCATCCCGTATGGGGTGGAGCCCCGGCTCACCTTCGGCCAGCTGCGCCGCGGGCTGGACCGGTCCGCCCGGGAGGGGCGGGCGCTGCCGTTCGTGATCGACGACGGGACGGGCGTGGTCGGCCAGATGCACCTGTTCGACGTGGTGTGGGGGCCGCGGTGCACCGGGACCGCCGGATACTGGCTGGACCGGGAGGCGGTCGGGCGGGGACTGGCGACCTGGTCGCTGGCGATGTTGATCGACCATGCGCTGACCGACTACGGGCTGCACCGGGTCGAGGTGAACATCCGGCCGGAGAACACCGACAGCCTGGCCGTCGCCCGCCGGCTGGGACTGCGCGACGAGGGGGAACGGGTCGGCCTGGTGCACGTCGCGGGGGACTGGCGGGACCACCGCAGCTTCGCCGTGACCGCGGACGAGCTGGCCGGCGGGACCCTGGTCGGGGCGCTGTCCCGGAGGTCCCCGGACCACCCCCGGAGCTAA
- the moaC gene encoding cyclic pyranopterin monophosphate synthase MoaC: protein MSGPDRLTHLRPDGTAHMVDVSAKAVTVRAASAEGKVLLSAAAVEALRGGTVPKGDALGVARVAGIQAAKRTPDLVPLAHPVAVHAVEVDLEVQDDGVRITATVRTADRTGVEMEALTCVSVAALALVDMIKAVDKLATITGIQVVAKSGGRSGDWSR, encoded by the coding sequence GTGAGCGGCCCCGACCGGCTGACCCACCTGCGGCCCGACGGGACCGCGCACATGGTGGACGTCTCGGCCAAGGCGGTCACGGTGCGTGCGGCCTCGGCCGAGGGGAAGGTGCTGTTGTCGGCCGCGGCGGTGGAGGCGCTGCGGGGCGGCACGGTGCCCAAGGGCGATGCCCTGGGCGTGGCCCGGGTGGCCGGCATCCAGGCGGCCAAGCGCACGCCGGACCTGGTGCCGTTGGCGCACCCGGTGGCGGTGCACGCGGTCGAGGTCGACCTCGAGGTGCAGGACGACGGGGTGCGGATCACCGCCACGGTGCGGACCGCCGACCGTACCGGGGTGGAGATGGAGGCGCTGACCTGCGTCAGCGTCGCGGCCCTGGCGCTGGTGGACATGATCAAGGCCGTGGACAAGCTGGCGACCATCACCGGCATCCAGGTGGTGGCCAAGTCCGGCGGACGCTCGGGGGACTGGTCCCGGTGA
- the glp gene encoding gephyrin-like molybdotransferase Glp, which translates to MITVEEHLARILDQVEPGEEVALPLDEAGGLVLAQDVTCGVDLPRFDNSAMDGYAVVAAELEGVDPEHPKLLPVQGDIAAGAGEPHTHTPGSVWRIMTGAPVPEGADSIVPLEDTDERPHEVLIKVAPREGAHVRRAGEDARVGDLLVRAGTTIGPAEVAVIASAGISTVRVLAPVRVVVLSTGDELVPLGSTPGPGQIQDSNGPMLVSAVRRAGYYASHLGHLVDDEKSIKAEITHHLDHADVIITTGGVSKGAYDAVKAVLTGEGSMEFSEVAMQPGKPQGFGLLGKRKVPVFTLPGNPVSALISFEVFIRPALAKISGRLDQPVVLPALVVEGWRTPEGRRQYARVRLSRDLTGEYACEPAGGPGSHLVAGLAAADGLAIIDADAEEVQAGEEVQVHLLRPLPEIEARLAAQEESDAEDEDQG; encoded by the coding sequence ATGATCACCGTCGAGGAGCACCTGGCACGGATCCTGGACCAGGTCGAGCCGGGTGAGGAGGTCGCGCTGCCGCTGGACGAGGCCGGGGGCCTGGTCCTGGCGCAGGACGTCACCTGCGGGGTGGACCTGCCGCGCTTCGACAACTCGGCGATGGACGGGTATGCCGTGGTCGCCGCCGAGCTCGAGGGCGTCGACCCGGAGCACCCGAAGCTGCTGCCCGTCCAGGGTGACATCGCCGCGGGGGCCGGCGAACCGCATACGCACACCCCGGGCAGTGTCTGGCGGATCATGACCGGGGCCCCGGTCCCCGAGGGCGCGGACTCCATCGTCCCGCTGGAGGACACCGACGAGCGCCCCCACGAGGTGCTCATCAAGGTGGCCCCGCGGGAGGGTGCCCACGTGCGGCGCGCGGGGGAGGACGCCAGGGTCGGCGACCTGCTGGTCCGGGCCGGCACCACGATCGGTCCGGCCGAGGTCGCCGTGATCGCCTCGGCCGGCATCAGCACCGTGCGGGTGCTGGCGCCGGTGCGGGTGGTGGTGCTCTCGACCGGTGACGAGCTGGTGCCGCTGGGGAGCACGCCCGGGCCGGGACAGATCCAGGACAGCAACGGGCCGATGCTGGTGTCGGCGGTGCGACGGGCCGGCTACTACGCCTCGCACCTAGGGCACCTGGTGGACGACGAGAAGAGCATCAAGGCCGAGATCACCCACCACCTCGACCACGCCGACGTCATCATCACCACCGGGGGCGTGAGCAAGGGCGCCTACGACGCGGTGAAGGCGGTGCTCACCGGCGAGGGGTCGATGGAGTTCTCCGAGGTGGCGATGCAGCCGGGCAAGCCGCAGGGCTTCGGCCTGCTCGGCAAGCGCAAAGTGCCGGTGTTCACCCTGCCGGGCAACCCGGTCAGCGCGCTGATCAGCTTCGAGGTGTTCATCCGCCCGGCGCTGGCCAAGATCTCCGGTCGGCTCGACCAGCCGGTGGTGCTGCCCGCGCTGGTCGTCGAGGGCTGGCGCACGCCGGAGGGTCGGCGGCAGTATGCCCGCGTCCGGCTCAGCCGGGACCTCACCGGGGAGTACGCCTGTGAACCGGCCGGCGGTCCCGGGTCCCACCTGGTGGCCGGGCTCGCGGCGGCCGACGGGCTGGCCATCATCGACGCGGATGCCGAGGAGGTCCAGGCGGGTGAGGAGGTCCAGGTGCACCTGCTCCGCCCCCTGCCGGAGATCGAGGCGCGACTGGCCGCGCAGGAGGAGTCCGACGCCGAGGACGAGGACCAGGGGTGA
- the galU gene encoding UTP--glucose-1-phosphate uridylyltransferase GalU → MSEGLSTGIRKAVIPVAGLGTRFLPATKAIPKEMLPVVDRPAIEYIVEEANRAGLTDVLMVTGRGKGAIEDHFDRHHELEAALEAKGDTVRSDRIRRSSDIDVHFVRQGVPRGLGHAVLCGRHHVGDEAFAVLLGDDMIDERDHLLEQMIAVQAERGGSVVALMEVPRDQVDKYGCAEIADGAEGDVVTVTGLVEKPPVEEAPSNLAVIGRYVLHPRIFEALEHTEPGRGGEIQLTDAMLQLATATGEGSGMTGVVFRGRRYDTGDRLDYLKAVVQLGAGHPDLGADFSAWLQDYVAGQGGQA, encoded by the coding sequence ATGAGCGAGGGTCTTAGCACAGGTATCCGCAAGGCAGTGATCCCCGTGGCCGGGTTGGGGACCCGATTCCTGCCCGCCACGAAGGCGATCCCGAAGGAGATGCTGCCGGTGGTGGACCGCCCGGCGATTGAGTACATCGTCGAGGAGGCCAACCGGGCGGGGCTCACCGACGTGTTGATGGTGACCGGTCGTGGCAAGGGCGCGATCGAGGACCACTTCGACCGGCACCACGAGCTGGAGGCGGCGCTGGAGGCCAAGGGGGACACGGTCCGGTCAGACCGGATCCGGCGCAGCAGCGACATCGACGTCCACTTCGTCCGACAGGGCGTGCCCCGCGGGCTCGGGCACGCCGTGCTGTGCGGCCGGCACCACGTGGGCGACGAAGCGTTCGCCGTGCTGCTCGGTGACGACATGATCGACGAGCGGGACCACCTGCTCGAGCAGATGATCGCGGTGCAGGCCGAGCGCGGCGGATCCGTCGTGGCCCTGATGGAGGTACCCCGGGACCAGGTGGACAAGTACGGCTGCGCCGAGATCGCGGACGGCGCGGAGGGCGACGTCGTGACGGTCACCGGCCTGGTCGAGAAGCCTCCCGTGGAGGAGGCGCCGTCCAACCTGGCGGTGATCGGCCGCTACGTCCTGCACCCGCGCATCTTCGAGGCGCTGGAGCACACCGAGCCGGGTCGGGGCGGGGAGATCCAGCTCACCGACGCCATGCTGCAACTGGCCACCGCCACGGGTGAGGGGTCGGGGATGACCGGGGTGGTCTTCCGCGGGCGCCGCTACGACACGGGCGACCGGCTCGACTACCTCAAGGCCGTGGTGCAGCTGGGCGCGGGGCACCCCGACCTCGGCGCGGACTTCAGCGCGTGGTTGCAGGACTACGTCGCGGGACAGGGAGGACAGGCATGA
- a CDS encoding 5-formyltetrahydrofolate cyclo-ligase produces MPDPSSPAQTPTPESNPVAAKTALRAQLLARRRALADGFGPDGRRELADRLATAGIDWFLRYAAASGRPDAPAGWTVTAYQSRRTEPPVEDLVDRLRARGVRVLMPITLSLESGQLDWFDVADPDSTPLARGVMAEVDVAFTPGLGVDGRGIRIGKGGGYYDRALQLLRPDTPTVTVLHEHELLPHVPDEPHDTPVWGVLTADGVHQFSSREG; encoded by the coding sequence ATGCCCGACCCCTCCTCCCCCGCCCAGACCCCCACCCCGGAGAGCAACCCCGTGGCCGCCAAGACGGCGCTCCGGGCGCAGCTGCTGGCCCGTCGCCGTGCCCTCGCCGACGGCTTCGGACCTGACGGGCGCCGGGAGTTGGCGGACCGGCTCGCCACCGCCGGGATCGACTGGTTCCTCCGGTATGCCGCAGCCTCGGGCCGCCCGGACGCCCCGGCCGGGTGGACGGTGACCGCCTACCAGTCGCGGCGCACCGAGCCACCGGTCGAGGACCTCGTGGATCGGCTCCGGGCCCGGGGGGTGCGCGTGCTGATGCCGATCACGCTGTCACTGGAGTCCGGCCAGCTGGACTGGTTCGACGTCGCCGACCCCGACAGCACTCCGCTGGCCCGTGGCGTGATGGCCGAGGTCGACGTCGCGTTCACCCCCGGCCTCGGCGTGGACGGTCGTGGCATCCGGATCGGCAAGGGTGGCGGCTACTACGACCGGGCGCTGCAGCTGCTCCGGCCCGACACTCCCACCGTGACCGTCCTGCACGAGCACGAGCTGCTCCCCCACGTCCCCGACGAACCGCACGACACCCCGGTCTGGGGCGTACTCACCGCCGACGGCGTCCACCAGTTCTCGTCCCGCGAGGGGTAG